In the Streptobacillus moniliformis DSM 12112 genome, one interval contains:
- a CDS encoding TrbI/VirB10 family protein produces MKEKNIAISVLERMNYHLDILNNQMYNVSDEEISEVKANLILDTEELVDNIKKMEEIVNKVNQNNENKTLEKENIKEEIIREEKTNSLKNLKILFGIIALILLSIVSITIYKNVPKIEEVEEIEIADPNSFRITENDTTDEDKPFEKIEDIEDTNFEKIIEDTIKDKDKKHEEVNLEKNISEAEVSNLDENRVEKDHEELDRAIAELENRSHVNEVLGKKNSVEGLTFIRKSKENDDKKKEITRNRYKLNEEVENKVENIIDRKNKIASSFNDYLVQQGSVIPAIFLTEVNTDLPGSVLAQVRENVYDSRTGNYLLIPKGSKLYGRYESNVSKGQTRVFMVWDKLSLPNGKYIELSEFHAGDNLGNSGVSDKTNNHTWSLIGNAVLSSVLNFTDTLASGVSFNLGGLKIGLNGQSKDGKDTSPFKEVTSHLVKKEVERQPTITIRRGYKFNIIVNGDMELEKYKY; encoded by the coding sequence ATGAAGGAAAAGAATATAGCTATTTCTGTCTTAGAGCGAATGAATTATCATTTAGATATATTAAATAATCAAATGTATAATGTCAGTGATGAAGAAATTTCTGAAGTTAAAGCAAATCTAATATTAGATACAGAAGAATTAGTTGATAATATAAAGAAAATGGAAGAAATTGTTAATAAGGTTAATCAAAACAATGAAAATAAGACTTTAGAAAAAGAAAATATAAAAGAAGAGATAATTAGAGAAGAAAAAACAAACTCATTAAAAAACTTAAAAATTCTATTTGGAATCATAGCTTTAATACTATTATCAATTGTTAGTATAACGATTTATAAAAATGTACCTAAAATTGAAGAAGTGGAAGAAATAGAAATAGCTGATCCAAATAGCTTTAGAATAACTGAAAATGATACAACAGATGAAGATAAACCTTTTGAAAAAATAGAAGATATTGAAGATACTAATTTTGAAAAAATTATTGAAGATACTATTAAAGATAAAGATAAAAAACATGAAGAAGTTAATCTTGAAAAAAATATAAGTGAAGCTGAAGTAAGTAATTTAGATGAAAATAGAGTTGAAAAAGACCATGAAGAGCTTGATAGAGCTATAGCAGAACTTGAAAATAGATCGCATGTTAATGAAGTATTGGGCAAGAAAAACTCAGTGGAGGGATTAACCTTTATAAGAAAAAGTAAAGAAAATGACGATAAGAAAAAAGAAATAACTAGAAATAGATATAAGCTTAATGAAGAAGTAGAAAATAAGGTTGAAAATATAATTGATAGAAAAAATAAGATAGCTTCTTCATTTAACGATTATTTAGTACAACAAGGTTCGGTAATACCTGCAATATTTTTAACAGAAGTTAATACAGATTTACCTGGTAGTGTTTTAGCACAAGTTAGAGAAAATGTCTATGATAGTAGAACTGGAAATTACTTATTAATTCCTAAGGGTTCAAAACTTTATGGTAGATATGAAAGTAATGTATCTAAAGGTCAGACTAGAGTTTTCATGGTATGGGATAAATTATCATTACCTAATGGGAAATATATAGAATTATCAGAATTTCATGCTGGAGATAATTTAGGTAATTCAGGAGTTAGTGATAAAACTAATAATCATACATGGTCTTTAATAGGAAATGCAGTACTTTCAAGTGTTTTAAATTTTACAGATACTTTAGCAAGTGGAGTTAGTTTTAATTTAGGTGGTTTAAAAATTGGATTAAATGGACAATCTAAAGATGGGAAAGATACATCTCCATTTAAAGAAGTTACATCACATTTAGTAAAAAAAGAAGTAGAAAGACAACCAACTATAACAATAAGAAGAGGATATAAATTTAATATTATAGTTAATGGAGATATGGAACTTGAAAAATATAAATATTAA
- a CDS encoding TrbG/VirB9 family P-type conjugative transfer protein, with amino-acid sequence MLKNQLSIISGKSAAVYNVSTEFNYFKSSIYQVYTKPNFTTVLKLNADENLVYVGGGDTENWQIDETSGGSDSSTFLFVKPLFKGLKTNLNIITDKRSYFISLESTEREFNPYIQWKYPYENNMSHFKKSGLKEKNQEITLGKSEDISFGFKYNKNNKLAPEQVFTDKEKTILILNDKLQEAPVVYVYGEDNVLNLVNYRMIGNKIIIDKVVNKFQLVLGNEKLDITR; translated from the coding sequence ATGTTAAAAAATCAATTGTCTATAATATCAGGTAAATCTGCTGCTGTATATAATGTATCAACTGAATTTAACTATTTTAAATCTTCAATATATCAAGTATACACTAAACCGAATTTTACAACAGTTTTAAAATTAAATGCTGATGAGAATTTAGTTTATGTTGGTGGTGGAGATACAGAAAACTGGCAAATAGATGAAACAAGTGGTGGTTCTGATTCTTCAACTTTCCTATTTGTTAAACCATTATTTAAAGGTTTAAAAACTAACCTAAATATTATTACAGATAAAAGGTCATACTTTATATCCCTAGAATCTACAGAAAGAGAATTTAATCCATATATTCAATGGAAATACCCATATGAAAATAATATGTCTCATTTTAAAAAATCAGGATTAAAAGAAAAAAATCAAGAAATTACTTTAGGTAAGAGTGAAGACATAAGTTTTGGATTTAAATATAATAAAAATAATAAATTAGCACCAGAGCAAGTATTTACTGATAAAGAAAAAACAATCCTAATCCTTAATGATAAATTACAAGAAGCACCAGTAGTATATGTTTATGGAGAAGATAATGTATTAAATTTAGTAAATTATAGAATGATAGGAAATAAAATTATTATTGATAAAGTAGTAAATAAATTTCAATTAGTTTTAGGAAATGAAAAATTAGATATAACTAGATAA
- a CDS encoding type IV secretion system protein: MKENKISKMRKNFIVDESKTSRNREKIGIGIERYINISESLNTWKKAFIGMSILSLMLGGVSTFLFISKTETKSYLIKVNENNELVGAEKLTNQISNIGNREIEYFMKKFIKDTRTITLDKKVFDKTIKEANYFLNKETQSKLGSILGSENINSFFENKKTREVEILSFVAIPEVEKTYQIRWREKYYGTSGELEKRKNLNAIVKIRNFSPNSEQIMLNPFGIIVVDFNMQVEN; the protein is encoded by the coding sequence ATGAAAGAAAATAAAATAAGTAAAATGAGAAAAAATTTTATTGTTGATGAAAGTAAGACTTCAAGAAATAGAGAAAAAATAGGAATAGGTATAGAAAGATATATTAATATTTCTGAATCACTTAATACATGGAAGAAAGCATTTATTGGAATGAGTATTTTATCTTTAATGTTAGGTGGAGTTTCAACTTTTCTATTTATCAGTAAAACAGAAACTAAAAGTTATTTAATAAAAGTAAATGAAAATAATGAATTAGTTGGAGCAGAAAAATTAACAAATCAAATTTCTAATATTGGTAATAGAGAGATAGAATACTTTATGAAAAAATTTATTAAAGATACAAGAACTATTACTCTTGATAAAAAAGTATTTGATAAAACAATAAAAGAAGCAAATTATTTTTTAAATAAAGAAACACAATCAAAATTAGGTTCTATTTTAGGAAGTGAAAATATTAATTCATTTTTTGAAAATAAAAAAACAAGAGAAGTAGAAATTTTATCTTTTGTTGCAATTCCAGAAGTTGAAAAAACATATCAGATTAGATGGAGAGAAAAATATTATGGAACTAGTGGAGAATTAGAAAAAAGAAAAAATCTAAATGCTATTGTAAAAATTAGAAACTTTTCTCCTAACTCAGAACAAATAATGTTGAATCCTTTTGGAATAATAGTAGTTGATTTTAATATGCAGGTGGAAAATTAA
- a CDS encoding MobA/MobL family protein, with the protein MAMFRLRYKCGKKALAHLSYINGEDKYISKKEHVEFIETKNLPENFKDINEFWEAAILYERSNANIYREFEITLPKEFSKEKNKEILDRFLEKTFGDKYVYNYAMHNPNSEQPHAHVMFCDRKLDGVLREKNKFFKRYNPKNPEKGGAKKDTIVKSKEYVNDLRKNWEVHLNKYLEAEGIEKVSCDTLKKQREEAIEKGELLKAEKLNREAIHINKKIKYQKIDKENIDAYDLYERIKMNEYMKDKKIRDEIDVLYKKEFIKEKYEEKKKEFNNYTFEKILEEKEKVEYDIFKLSKKMSERSLENEAINILTRGESNKNKNEKNHLFKMIKKDRANKSKYKKRINEINKTLEEFLEKNKDAIIDKKLELKAKYMRPFKFKMIEKEIVDKIFIKTLKKNYSNEPDKINLYKAYIDRKDLRDEKLNEIKKVEENKNKMKNFVEKKDYGSAKIIQNINRVLYKNIKSLDRINKKFNRDIKVQNQILKHGEFILDEYKNILSDEEMEIERE; encoded by the coding sequence ATGGCGATGTTTAGACTTAGATATAAATGTGGTAAGAAAGCACTAGCACATTTAAGCTATATTAACGGAGAAGATAAATACATTTCTAAAAAAGAACATGTAGAATTTATTGAAACAAAAAATTTACCAGAAAATTTTAAAGATATAAATGAATTTTGGGAAGCAGCTATTTTGTATGAAAGAAGTAATGCAAATATTTATAGAGAATTTGAAATAACATTACCAAAAGAATTTTCAAAAGAAAAAAATAAAGAAATATTAGATAGATTTTTAGAAAAAACTTTTGGAGATAAATATGTATACAATTATGCGATGCACAATCCTAATTCAGAACAACCTCATGCACATGTTATGTTTTGTGATAGAAAATTAGATGGAGTTTTAAGAGAAAAAAATAAATTTTTTAAAAGATATAATCCTAAAAATCCTGAAAAGGGTGGAGCAAAAAAAGATACAATTGTTAAATCAAAAGAATATGTTAATGATTTAAGAAAAAATTGGGAAGTACATTTAAATAAATATTTAGAAGCAGAAGGAATAGAAAAAGTTTCATGCGATACATTAAAAAAGCAAAGAGAAGAAGCAATTGAAAAAGGAGAATTATTAAAAGCAGAAAAATTAAATAGAGAAGCAATCCATATAAATAAAAAAATTAAATATCAAAAAATAGATAAAGAAAATATTGATGCTTATGATTTATATGAAAGAATAAAAATGAATGAATATATGAAAGATAAAAAAATTAGAGATGAAATTGATGTGTTGTATAAAAAAGAATTTATAAAAGAAAAATATGAAGAAAAGAAAAAAGAATTTAATAATTATACTTTTGAAAAAATATTAGAAGAAAAAGAAAAAGTAGAATATGATATTTTTAAACTATCAAAAAAAATGAGTGAAAGAAGTTTGGAAAATGAAGCGATTAATATTTTAACAAGAGGAGAAAGTAATAAAAATAAAAATGAAAAGAATCATTTATTTAAAATGATAAAAAAAGATAGAGCGAATAAATCAAAATATAAAAAGAGAATAAATGAAATAAATAAAACACTAGAAGAATTTTTAGAAAAAAATAAAGATGCAATAATAGATAAAAAATTAGAGTTAAAAGCAAAATACATGAGACCATTTAAATTTAAAATGATTGAAAAAGAAATTGTTGATAAAATTTTTATTAAGACATTAAAGAAAAATTATAGTAATGAGCCAGATAAAATTAATTTGTATAAAGCATACATTGATAGAAAAGATTTAAGAGATGAAAAACTAAATGAAATAAAAAAGGTTGAAGAAAATAAAAATAAAATGAAAAATTTTGTTGAAAAAAAAGATTATGGGTCAGCTAAAATTATACAAAATATAAATAGAGTATTATATAAAAATATAAAATCACTTGATAGAATAAATAAAAAATTTAATAGAGATATTAAAGTACAAAATCAAATTTTAAAACATGGAGAATTTATTTTAGATGAATATAAAAATATTTTAAGTGATGAAGAAATGGAAATTGAAAGAGAATAA
- a CDS encoding phage repressor protein — MDILEKKEILGVELVIFGNEVSPMFNANEIAKIIENKNVSQMLKDVEEDEKELVIVTRGDGKTHKQWYLTEDGLYEVLFSSRKPIAKKFKKQVKEILKTIRQKSGYIVVRKEDNEITIKQRIDNLMKEACERLEKLQTKLIEYEEFFDEGKEYISLNFLANKYEKTTEELIKILTEKRFIYQRGKTIYLYREHKYKNYAKYFKIKGKNVLKFTLKGESFIDSLIKKEK, encoded by the coding sequence ATGGACATATTAGAGAAAAAAGAGATTTTAGGAGTAGAATTAGTTATATTTGGTAATGAAGTATCTCCAATGTTTAATGCTAATGAAATAGCTAAAATAATAGAAAATAAGAATGTATCACAAATGCTTAAAGATGTAGAAGAAGATGAAAAAGAATTAGTAATAGTTACTCGTGGAGATGGTAAAACACATAAACAGTGGTATTTAACAGAAGATGGTCTATATGAAGTCTTATTTTCTAGTAGAAAACCTATAGCAAAAAAATTTAAGAAACAAGTAAAAGAAATACTTAAAACGATAAGACAAAAGAGTGGATATATTGTAGTTAGAAAAGAAGATAATGAAATTACAATAAAACAAAGAATAGATAATTTAATGAAAGAGGCTTGTGAGAGATTAGAAAAATTACAGACAAAATTAATTGAATATGAAGAATTTTTTGATGAGGGAAAAGAATATATAAGTTTAAATTTTTTAGCTAATAAATATGAAAAAACAACAGAAGAATTAATTAAAATATTAACAGAAAAAAGATTTATATATCAGAGAGGTAAAACAATATATTTATATAGAGAACATAAATATAAAAACTATGCTAAATATTTTAAAATAAAAGGGAAAAATGTATTGAAATTTACATTAAAAGGAGAAAGCTTTATTGATAGTTTAATAAAAAAGGAGAAGTAA
- a CDS encoding replication initiator protein A, whose protein sequence is MFYKYNDIQYNNFYTIPKEFILNKKFKKISLESKLFYGLLLDRLNLSIKNNWFDKDGNYYFYFSVEETMKTFNISNKTAIKIYRELEECDLLFVKRQGVGKPNILYLKKINFKKLDR, encoded by the coding sequence ATGTTTTATAAATACAATGATATTCAATACAATAATTTCTATACAATACCTAAGGAATTTATTTTGAATAAAAAATTTAAAAAAATTAGTTTAGAGTCAAAATTATTTTATGGTCTTTTATTAGATAGACTTAATTTATCTATAAAAAATAATTGGTTTGATAAAGATGGAAATTATTATTTTTATTTTTCTGTAGAAGAAACTATGAAAACATTTAATATATCCAACAAAACGGCAATAAAAATTTATAGAGAATTAGAAGAATGTGATTTACTTTTTGTTAAAAGGCAGGGAGTAGGTAAACCTAATATTCTATATCTAAAAAAAATAAATTTTAAAAAGTTAGATAGATAA